A window of the Lactuca sativa cultivar Salinas chromosome 5, Lsat_Salinas_v11, whole genome shotgun sequence genome harbors these coding sequences:
- the LOC111885451 gene encoding protein transport protein SEC23, whose product MDFVELEAIEGLRWSWNSWPVSRTESNDLVIPLSIMQTPLMKFNELPLLSYDPLICSRCGSVLNPYARVDYPSRIWICPFCYQKNSFPRSYAEIGENNIPAELFPTYSTVEYQLGHQGLMTPTRMNSNPVHNWGTSNGSGLAKSNSSSFSSSSLSSLDQRGLTGRGIGIGPAFVFVVDGSSSEDELKALKNELLLIVAQLPENAMVGLIVFDSMVRVYDLGFTECLRVVVLHGERKPSSSQIIEFLGIHPTRQQLGKPQNTQKHNFILPISECEFNITTAIEDIRHSPPPSSGHRPPRCTGAAILVAIALLEGSLVPTGSRIMVFTSGPATIGPGTIVSQDLNQSIRTHRDINTGNTVFYKKSSDFYKQISEKLSDLSMVLDLFACSLDQIGVTEVRPAVERSGGFVMLSESFESDQFKKCLRHIFSRDEDGFLTMCFDVTIEIITTKDVKVSGAIGPCVSTRKQNGSNIWKLGTITDKTCIAFLFEITQEQKAQPGTAFFIQFITKYRHGNMGFRKRVTSAARRWVSGGAPEIAAGFDQETAAAVMARLAVRETERNFPREVVRWLDKELIRFAGKFGDYIPEDPGSFRLSTNFSLYPQFMYHLRRSQFIDVFNSSPDETAFFQMMLNRESVIGSLIMIQPTLTRFSFDGPPGPVLLDIGSVSPDVILVFDSYFYVVIHYGSKIGQWMKMGYDKDPGHENFRRLLEAVEIEAAQLAAERIPVPKVVRCEQHSSQARFLLAKLNPSVTHKSSYVVDGAEVVLTDDVSLEVFIEHLQELAVQG is encoded by the exons ATGGATTTCGTCGAATTGGAAGCAATCGAAGGCCTACGATGGTCATGGAATTCATGGCCAGTATCAAGAACCGAATCAAACGATCTGGTAATCCCTTTGTCCATAATGCAAACTCCATTGATGAAATTCAACGAACTTCCACTCCTATCCTACGATCCATTGATCTGTTCTCGATGTGGCTCCGTCTTAAACCCGTACGCTCGTGTCGATTACCCTTCTCGAATCTGGATTTGCCCTTTTTGCTATCAGAAGAATTCATTTCCAAGATCGTACGCCGAAATCGGCGAGAACAATATTCCTGCTGAGCTTTTCCCAACTTACAGTACTGTTGAATACCAATTAGGTCACCAGGGTTTGATGACTCCGACCCGGATGAATTCCAATCCGGTTCACAATTGGGGAACTAGTAACGGATCAGGGTTGGCTAAATCGAATTCGTCCTCGTTTTCTTCGTCTTCGTTGTCGAGTTTAGATCAACGAGGGTTAACAGGGAGGGGAATAGGGATTGGGCCGGCGTTTGTTTTTGTCGTGGATGGTAGTTCAAGTGAGGATGAACTTAAAGCACTTAAGAATGAGTTGCTGTTGATTGTTGCACAGCTGCCGGAAAATGCCATGGTAGGGTTGATTGTTTTTGATTCAATGGTGAGGGTGTATGATCTTGGGTTTACTGAGTGTTTACGGGTGGTTGTCTTACATGGTGAACGCAAGCCTTCTTCTAGCCAG ATCATAGAGTTTCTCGGAATCCATCCCACAAGACAACAACTTGGAAAACCACAAAATACACAAAAACACAATTTCATTTTACCAATTTCCGAATGTGAATTCAACATCACCACCGCCATCGAAGACATCCGCCACTCACCACCACCATCCTCCGGCCACCGCCCTCCCCGGTGTACCGGAGCCGCGATACTAGTTGCCATAGCCCTTCTAGAAGGTTCTCTAGTCCCCACCGGGTCCCGCATCATGGTATTCACATCCGGGCCCGCAACCATCGGTCCCGGCACAATCGTATCCCAAGATCTCAACCAATCAATCCGGACCCACCGAGACATCAACACCGGGAACAccgttttttataaaaaatcttccgatttttataaacaaatatcCGAAAAACTATCCGATTTATCGATGGTTCTTGATCTTTTCGCGTGTTCGTTGGATCAAATCGGGGTCACGGAGGTCCGACCCGCGGTGGAGCGATCCGGCGGGTTCGTGATGCTATCCGAATCCTTCGAATCGGATCAATTCAAAAAATGTTTACGCCACATTTTTTCGCGCGATGAAGACGGGTTTTTAACCATGTGTTTCGATGTAACAATCGAAATAATCACAACAAAAGACGTGAAAGTATCCGGGGCAATCGGCCCGTGTGTTTCGACCCGGAAACAAAACGGGTCGAACATTTGGAAACTCGGGACAATAACCGATAAAACATGCATCGCGTTTCTATTcgaaatcactcaagaacaaaAAGCACAACCGGGAACTGCGTTTTTCATACAATTCATAACAAAATATCGACACGGAAACATGGGGTTTAGGAAGCGCGTGACGTCGGCAGCTCGGCGGTGGGTTAGCGGCGGCGCACCGGAGATCGCCGCCGGGTTTGACCAGGAGACCGCGGCGGCAGTGATGGCGAGGTTGGCGGTCCGGGAGACGGAAAGGAATTTTCCGAGGGAAGTCGTGCGGTGGCTCGACAAGGAGCTTATCCGTTTCGCCGGAAAGTTCGGGGATTATATTCCGGAAGATCCCGGATCTTTCCGGTTATCTACAAATTTTTCTCTCTACCCACAATTCATGTATCATTTAAGAAGATCACAATTTATAGATGTTTTCAATAGTAGTCCGGATGAAACCGCGTTTTTTCAAATGATGTTGAATCGGGAATCGGTGATCGGGTCGTTGATTATGATCCAACCGACGTTGACCCGGTTTTCGTTTGACGGGCCACCGGGTCCGGTTCTTTTGGATATCGGGTCGGTGTCACCGGATGTGATTTTGGTATTTGATTCGTATTTTTATGTGGTGATTCATTACGGGTCGAAGATAGGGCAGTGGATGAAAATGGGGTATGATAAGGATCCGGGGCATGAGAATTTCAGGAGGTTGTTGGAGGCGGTGGAGATCGAGGCGGCTCAGCTGGCGGCTGAGCGGATTCCGGTGCCGAAAGTGGTGAGGTGTGAGCAGCATAGTAGTCAGGCGAGGTTTTTGTTGGCTAAGTTGAACCCTTCGGTTACACATAAGTCGAGTTATGTTGTTGATGGGGCTGAGGTTGTGTTGACTGATGATGTGAGTTTGGAGGTTTTTATTGAACATTTGCAGGAATTGGCTGTTCAGGGTTGA
- the LOC111885456 gene encoding ferredoxin--NADP reductase, root-type isozyme, chloroplastic, producing MAAIQCGVAFQGSVAASLNSDTSLHKSIFKSKKISYTEKPWMSFSPMELKTKKTPSRYQSAICMSTPQAVGSAKVSVSPLHLEDAKEPPLNTYKPKEPYTATIVSVERVVGPKAPGETCHIVIDHGGNVPYWEGQSYGVIPPGENPKKPGAPHNVRLYSIASTRYGDSFDGKTASLCVRRAVYYDPETGKEDPSKNGVCSNFLCDSKPGDKVKITGPAGKIMLLPEENPNATHIMIATGTGVAPYRGYLRRMFMESIPKPKFTGLAWLFLGVANKDALLYDEEFRKYLEDNPGNFRYDIALSREEKNRNGGKMYVQDKIEEYSDEVFKLLDEGAHIYFCGLKGMMPGIQDTLKRVAEGRGEKWEDKLSKLKKNKQWHVEVY from the exons ATGGCTGCTATACAATGTGGCGTTGCATTTCAG GGCTCAGTCGCTGCATCTCTTAACAGTGATACCTCACTTCACAAATCAATTTTCAAG AGCAAGAAGATTAGCTATACCGAGAAGCCATGGATGTCTTTTTCACCCATGGAGCTAAAAACAAAGAAAACACCATCAAGATATCAATCTGCGATTTGTATGTCGACTCCACAAGCAGTTGGAAGTGCTAAGGTTTCGGTTTCACCTTTGCATCTTGAAGATGCAAAAGAACCTCCCCTGAACACATACAAGCCCAAGGAGCCGTATACAGCAACCATTGTCTCTGTTGAAAGAGTTGTTGGCCCAAAAGCTCCTGGAGAGACTTGTCATATTGTGATTGATCATGGTGGTAATGTTCCCTATTGGGAGGGACAAAGTTATGGTGTAATTCCTCCT GGTGAGAACCCAAAGAAACCTGGGGCACCTCATAATGTGCGTCTTTATTCAATTGCATCAACAAGATATGGTGATTCATTTGATGGAAAGACAGCTAGTTTGTGTGTTCGAAGAGCTGTCTATTATGATCCTGAGACAGGAAAAGAAGATCCTTCAAAGAATGGTGTGTGTAGTAATTTCCTTTGTGATTCAAAGCCCGGAGACAAAGTTAAAATTACAG GTCCAGCGGGAAAAATTATGCTTTTACCGGAAGAGAACCCAAACGCGACCCACATCATGATCGCGACGGGCACGGGGGTGGCCCCATACCGTGGCTACCTCCGAAGAATGTTCATGGAATCAATCCCTAAACCCAAATTCACGGGTCTGGCTTGGCTGTTCCTTGGGGTAGCTAATAAGGATGCTCTGCTTTATGATGAAGAGTTCCGGAAGTATCTAGAAGATAACCCTGGTAATTTCCGATACGATATAGCTCTTAGCCGAGAGGAAAAGAATAGAAATGGAGGAAAAATGTATGTTCAAGATAAAATTGAAGAATATAGCGATGAGGTGTTTAAGTTGTTGGATGAAGGGGCTCATATTTATTTTTGTGGGCTTAAAGGAATGATGCCCGGGATTCAAGACACTCTTAAGAGAGTTGCCGAAGGGAGAGGGGAGAAGTGGGAAGATAAGCTTTCCAAGTTGAAGAAGAATAAGCAGTGGCATGTGGAAGTTTATTAG